GAGGATTGATTCGAATCTTTCCTGAGATATTCCTTTTTCGATGGCTTTCTGTCGGAGTTCGCTTTTTTCAATTTTTCCACCTGCAGTTTTCAGGATTTCAAGAAGGGTTAATTTAGGGTCTTTTTTAGGGGGAAGCCCGCTAGATGGGGGTTTTTCTGGGAGTTTAAATACTTTTATTGGGGTTTTAGTTTCGAGGTCCCGGTGTTCAGAGGCTTTGGAGGAGGGCAACGAAAATGTTTCATCGCCTTTTCCTGAGATTTCTGCTTGCAGGCGGGTTCGGAAAAGTACGGCGTCTTCGAGTTCTTCGGAGGAGTGAAATACCCTGAGTTTTCGGGTTTCGAGGAGAGCACCGCAGTGCTGGCATTTCAGGGCCTTTTTTCCGGTTTCAGTAATCTGTGCATGCTGCCGGCATTTAGGGCAGACTATTACTGCATAACGAGCATTCTTTCGCTTTTCTCCAAACTCCAGTCCAAATCACCTTCCGTATCTTCTCTGTCTTTTCTGGAAATCTCTCATCACCCTGAGAAGGTCAAGCCTTCGCACGTCTTTCCAGTTGACATCTGTAAAATACAGTTCCGAATAAACTGACTGCCAGACAAGGAAATCCGAAAGCTTCTGTCCTCCCGAACGGATCATGATATCAGGCTCGTGATTAACAAGGAGATGGGACTCCAGCATTTTTTCATCCACTTCCTCAGGTCTGACAGATCCTGCCTTAACTTCGCCAAGGATGGCCAGTACAGCCCTGGTAATTTCATTTCTTCCTCCAAATCCCAGTGATACATAAACGAAAAAATCCTTTCCGGATGAAGTGACATTTACTTCTCCGTCAACGCCATGAATTCTATAACCTGTACCTTCCGGAAGATCTGAGAAACTTTCTTCCAGCCGGGCTTGGAGAGTTGACGCAATCTCTGATTTCAAGGACAAATCCGTTTTCAGGATATCTACGTAGATGCTCACAAGTTCGGCCCCGAACCTTCTAAAAATGTCAAGCGCGGATAATAGTCTCTCCAGTCCTTTAGGATCGAAAAGGTCAGTTTCCTTGAGTATAATTGCCACATGCCTGGGAATATTTGAAGGCATCCTGGCTATCTGCCAGGCAAGGAACCTTTCATAAAACGGATATGCAAAAGAAAGTAAGTCCATCTGGAAAATATCCTCCCTGACAAGCTAAAACAATCCACTATTTCATCTTTTCCGTTGTTATAAAGCTTCAGGCTTTTCCAGATAACAAGTTTTTAGGTTTGCTTATTTTGCAGTGGACACGATCTTGATAACGTCCCCGTTTTTCAATTCATGCTTTTCCCCAAGCCTCAGCCTTGTCCTTGCATCTACTGCATACAAGAATCGGTCCCCGATTTCGGTATGGATCTGGTAAGCAAGATCACGGCATGCAGAGCCTCTTTTCATAAGGTAGGCATCAGGGAGAATATTCCCTTTTTTATCGGACCATTTTCCTTCATCTTCCACAGGATATACGACAATAAGATCAAGAAGTTCAAAAACAGTCCTATTTATGCATTCCTGGACGCCTGTACTGCCAAGCCTTTCAATCACTTTCTGAATAGCTTCAAGCCCTTTTTTCTGAGCTTTTGTAAGCTCCCCTCCAAGTATCTCGAACTTCTGATCTCCGGGACTATACTTTATAAGCCCATTTTTTGCTGCAGATTTAAGTGCAAGTTCAGCTGCTGCGCTTGTAGGCACCACTATTCTGTCAAGATCTTTAAGCCTATCCAGGTTTCCTCTTGGGGCAATGTCGGCTTTATTTGCGGCGATAAGCAAAGGCTTGCTGATCTCCCGCATTGCATCACAGAGCCGGATCATATCATCTTCGCTCCATTTAATATGATCAAGCCTTGCCAGCCCTGTTTCTGTTAAAGCGGCGTTTACATGAGATTCTCTTATTCCTGCTCCCGCAAGCTGTTCTGCAATTACGACTTCGAGCTTGAGCCCTTCAGCCTGGATCTTTCTGGCAAGCTTGACCCAGTTTCTTTCCAGAATACCATAAAGCCACATCGTAATC
This region of Methanosarcina flavescens genomic DNA includes:
- a CDS encoding undecaprenyl diphosphate synthase family protein, giving the protein MDLLSFAYPFYERFLAWQIARMPSNIPRHVAIILKETDLFDPKGLERLLSALDIFRRFGAELVSIYVDILKTDLSLKSEIASTLQARLEESFSDLPEGTGYRIHGVDGEVNVTSSGKDFFVYVSLGFGGRNEITRAVLAILGEVKAGSVRPEEVDEKMLESHLLVNHEPDIMIRSGGQKLSDFLVWQSVYSELYFTDVNWKDVRRLDLLRVMRDFQKRQRRYGR
- a CDS encoding redox-regulated ATPase YchF, with the protein product MSMTIGLAGKPNAGKSTFFKAATLADVEIANYPFTTINANHGVTYVRVECPCKEKEKRCGKCVDGVRLVPIDIIDVAGLVPDAYKGRGLGNTFLDELRQAQAIIHVVDASGGTDAEGNPVDIGDHDPLEDVAFLNREITMWLYGILERNWVKLARKIQAEGLKLEVVIAEQLAGAGIRESHVNAALTETGLARLDHIKWSEDDMIRLCDAMREISKPLLIAANKADIAPRGNLDRLKDLDRIVVPTSAAAELALKSAAKNGLIKYSPGDQKFEILGGELTKAQKKGLEAIQKVIERLGSTGVQECINRTVFELLDLIVVYPVEDEGKWSDKKGNILPDAYLMKRGSACRDLAYQIHTEIGDRFLYAVDARTRLRLGEKHELKNGDVIKIVSTAK